From one Treponema denticola genomic stretch:
- a CDS encoding STAS domain-containing protein encodes MENLIINESEVSGCLLLSIEGPVNLYTSGDFEKRVYSAIKDHDTILDLSKVTSLSSSGIGVLMSAHNDGEDNGHKMYVLNPAKDVKMALDSTGFSDVFNIIHSIGEI; translated from the coding sequence ATGGAAAATTTAATTATTAATGAATCAGAGGTATCCGGATGCTTATTATTGTCTATAGAAGGCCCTGTTAATTTATATACATCCGGCGATTTTGAAAAAAGAGTATATTCGGCAATTAAAGATCACGATACAATTTTGGATCTATCAAAGGTAACATCACTATCATCGTCGGGAATTGGAGTGCTTATGTCTGCCCATAATGATGGTGAGGATAACGGACACAAGATGTATGTGTTGAATCCGGCCAAGGATGTAAAAATGGCTTTGGATTCAACAGGGTTTTCAGATGTGTTTAATATTATCCATTCCATTGGTGAGATATAA
- a CDS encoding SpoIIE family protein phosphatase — protein sequence MGLIVFVFFFLVVLTILAISLIVKKEPYAKSLFMVAGMTVITTLLFLTLILALYFNFSGIVSIISKLFMIGMVLISFFTLQFTVKMPYFERKKNTPFTVLNGILHLGITALAIFFIKGFFWNPLSGFKFTSLMIAGNPASGIFERTLLLFVPVLAMLISLYKVFKEESRIYRQQMIIYFLALLFSVILWSFVYYFSTIFSWAIAITPLGYLLLIFFTSFGFSTSMVYDRKQLFLALLRFLIFILVFAAVTGYWASWVLTYVRNFYFQVVLLIIGALVFLIIRNFVSQRFKWFLGDTSEYAEAIEEKLQQVDYTKGREKVMESFSNILLDQLNAGAINILITSESGILEPVYSTINVTSTFDAAQPIFQFLLNENIQVIMRSQVLTNPAFSGVRSELIGFMNSTYAEILICVREGQKLIGVISISSKKRREAYTTYDFDVLNSLYSYFFLVVYYLRNIAKQDIVLILDREIEMSDQIIGSIQKNIDIVEKKVIDVDSVAFSAHQLGGDFTDFIRLSEDRYLFLIGDVSGKGLSASMSMVILKSVMHTYLSETSDFKELVVKINSFIKNNLPKGTFLAGLFGIMDFKTSTIYYLNCGIPLMSMYIDSYKNVIEIQGEGRVLGFVKNIRPFLKVRKITMNRNDIIVFTTDGLLDSKNLKGDKFGNERVSRLIAVNKTKSAKEISNAIYKTFLDYIAHEIEDDITIMTFKHI from the coding sequence ATGGGTCTGATTGTTTTTGTATTCTTTTTTCTTGTTGTTTTAACGATATTGGCTATAAGCCTTATTGTCAAAAAAGAGCCTTATGCAAAAAGCCTTTTTATGGTTGCCGGAATGACGGTAATAACGACCTTGCTTTTTTTGACCTTAATATTAGCATTATATTTCAATTTTTCCGGTATCGTTTCTATTATATCGAAACTTTTCATGATAGGGATGGTTTTGATTTCTTTTTTTACCTTGCAGTTTACTGTTAAAATGCCTTATTTTGAGCGTAAAAAAAATACTCCTTTTACAGTGCTTAATGGTATTTTACATTTAGGAATTACTGCATTGGCAATTTTCTTTATAAAAGGTTTCTTTTGGAATCCTCTCTCAGGTTTTAAATTCACATCACTTATGATAGCGGGAAATCCTGCCTCAGGTATTTTTGAAAGGACCCTCCTTTTGTTTGTACCTGTTTTGGCAATGTTGATTTCTCTATATAAAGTTTTTAAGGAAGAAAGTAGAATTTACAGACAGCAGATGATAATTTATTTTCTGGCTCTTCTTTTTAGCGTAATTCTTTGGAGTTTTGTTTATTATTTTTCTACTATTTTTTCGTGGGCAATAGCTATAACACCTCTCGGATATTTGCTTCTAATTTTCTTTACTTCATTCGGATTTTCAACCTCAATGGTATATGATAGAAAACAACTATTCCTTGCCTTATTGAGGTTTTTGATTTTTATTTTAGTGTTTGCTGCCGTAACAGGATATTGGGCTTCATGGGTTCTTACCTATGTCCGTAATTTTTATTTTCAGGTTGTTTTGTTGATTATAGGGGCTCTTGTTTTTCTTATTATTAGGAATTTTGTTTCTCAAAGATTTAAATGGTTTTTGGGTGATACTTCCGAATATGCAGAAGCTATAGAGGAAAAACTACAGCAAGTTGACTATACGAAAGGCCGTGAAAAAGTCATGGAAAGTTTTTCTAATATTTTATTGGATCAGCTAAATGCCGGCGCTATCAATATTTTGATTACTAGTGAAAGCGGAATATTGGAACCTGTTTATTCGACGATAAATGTAACTTCTACTTTTGATGCTGCTCAACCTATTTTTCAATTTTTATTGAATGAAAATATTCAGGTCATAATGAGATCTCAAGTTTTGACAAACCCTGCTTTTTCCGGTGTAAGAAGTGAATTAATCGGTTTTATGAACAGTACCTATGCCGAAATATTGATTTGTGTACGTGAAGGTCAAAAATTGATAGGAGTTATTTCCATTTCTTCTAAAAAAAGAAGAGAGGCTTATACTACATATGACTTTGATGTCTTAAACAGTCTTTATTCTTATTTCTTTTTAGTTGTATATTATTTGCGGAATATAGCAAAGCAGGATATAGTTCTTATTCTCGATAGAGAAATAGAAATGTCCGATCAAATTATCGGTTCAATCCAAAAAAATATAGATATTGTTGAAAAGAAAGTTATTGATGTGGATTCTGTTGCCTTTTCGGCTCACCAATTGGGAGGCGATTTTACCGACTTTATTAGATTGTCTGAAGATAGATATTTATTTTTGATAGGAGACGTTTCCGGTAAAGGATTAAGTGCAAGTATGTCAATGGTTATTTTAAAGTCTGTTATGCATACTTATCTTTCGGAGACTTCTGATTTTAAGGAGCTTGTAGTAAAAATAAATTCTTTTATTAAGAATAATCTTCCTAAAGGAACTTTCCTTGCGGGGCTTTTCGGTATTATGGATTTTAAGACTTCAACAATATATTATCTTAACTGCGGTATTCCTCTCATGTCTATGTATATTGATTCTTATAAAAATGTTATCGAAATACAGGGAGAGGGAAGAGTATTAGGTTTTGTAAAAAATATACGTCCCTTTTTAAAGGTCAGAAAAATTACAATGAACCGTAATGATATTATAGTATTTACTACTGACGGTTTGTTGGATTCCAAGAATTTAAAAGGCGACAAATTCGGAAATGAGAGAGTAAGCCGTTTAATTGCAGTGAATAAGACTAAGTCTGCTAAAGAGATTTCTAATGCGATATATAAAACGTTCTTGGATTATATTGCTCATGAAATTGAAGATGATATTACTATCATGACATTTAAACATATATAA
- a CDS encoding ABC transporter ATP-binding protein, with translation MADTLLEVCNLKKYFTLGRKEILHAVDDVSFTVNRGETVGIVGESGCGKTTLGRTVLGLYRPTAGKIIFDGTEIGSASKKELHTFKKRAQIILQDPFASFNPRMTISQIISEGMEAHNLYKTKKEMENSVYSLLETVGLVPEHANRFPHEFSGGQRQRIGIARALAVEPDFIVCDEPISSLDVSIQAQIINLLIRLQKEFKMTYLFIAHDLSIVKYISDKVGVMYSGKLVEFAKSADLYKNPLHPYSQALISAIPSTDIDSPMSARRIHIHGEISSAINPPQGCRFYKRCPKAFEKCKSISPELIETEEGHFTACHLIQD, from the coding sequence ATGGCTGATACTCTTTTAGAAGTTTGTAATTTAAAAAAATATTTTACTCTGGGACGTAAAGAAATTTTACATGCAGTAGATGATGTAAGCTTCACGGTAAACCGAGGAGAAACGGTAGGTATAGTAGGCGAATCGGGCTGCGGCAAAACCACTTTAGGGAGAACCGTCCTCGGCCTTTACCGCCCTACTGCCGGAAAAATAATTTTTGACGGAACCGAAATCGGCTCGGCTTCAAAAAAAGAACTGCATACTTTTAAAAAGAGGGCTCAAATAATTTTGCAAGATCCTTTTGCTTCTTTTAATCCCCGTATGACAATTTCTCAAATTATTTCGGAAGGAATGGAAGCTCACAATTTATATAAAACAAAAAAAGAAATGGAGAATAGCGTATATTCTCTTCTTGAAACCGTAGGCCTTGTTCCCGAACATGCCAATAGATTCCCTCATGAATTTTCGGGAGGCCAAAGACAAAGAATAGGAATTGCAAGAGCCCTGGCAGTGGAACCCGACTTTATAGTTTGTGATGAGCCTATTTCTTCCCTCGATGTTTCAATTCAAGCTCAGATAATAAATTTATTGATAAGGCTTCAAAAAGAATTTAAAATGACCTATCTATTTATTGCCCATGATTTATCTATAGTAAAATATATTTCCGATAAGGTCGGCGTTATGTATTCGGGGAAACTTGTAGAATTTGCAAAAAGTGCCGACCTATATAAAAACCCGCTTCATCCTTATTCTCAAGCCTTAATTTCTGCAATTCCAAGTACCGATATAGATTCTCCTATGTCGGCACGGCGTATTCATATCCATGGAGAAATAAGCAGTGCAATCAATCCTCCTCAAGGCTGCCGTTTTTACAAACGCTGCCCAAAGGCCTTTGAAAAGTGTAAATCAATTTCACCGGAATTAATCGAAACGGAAGAAGGGCATTTTACGGCCTGCCATTTAATTCAAGATTGA
- a CDS encoding ABC transporter ATP-binding protein: MKPILQVKDLAVTFKTYAGTIHAVNGISFNLYEDETLVLVGESGCGKSVTAHSILKLLPGKKTRIHEKSQIIFEDKNILEYSEEEMQHIRGNEISMIFQDPLTYLNPTMPIGKQVMESILIHQRLSKKEALERTIKILELAQIPDPEKRLKQYPHEFSGGMRQRVLISIALASNPKILIADEPTTALDVTIQAEILELIQKIQKETKTAVMLITHDLGIAAEIADRIQVMYAGKIIERGRAEDIFKNAQHPYTKALLAAVPSIDQLKENKLYSPEGNHPDMLSVSDGCAFADRCEKCMKVCLRHKPPEMRVRDEHFTSCWLQHEFAKGKNNG, encoded by the coding sequence ATGAAACCTATTTTACAAGTTAAAGATTTGGCTGTTACTTTCAAAACTTATGCAGGAACAATCCATGCCGTAAACGGAATTTCATTTAATCTATACGAGGATGAAACTCTTGTACTTGTCGGAGAGTCCGGCTGCGGAAAAAGCGTTACGGCTCATTCAATTTTAAAACTCCTCCCCGGAAAAAAAACACGCATACACGAAAAGTCCCAAATTATTTTTGAAGATAAAAATATCTTGGAATATTCCGAAGAAGAAATGCAGCACATAAGAGGAAATGAAATATCCATGATTTTTCAAGACCCTCTGACATATTTAAACCCTACGATGCCCATAGGCAAGCAGGTTATGGAAAGCATTTTAATTCATCAAAGGTTGAGCAAAAAAGAAGCCTTAGAGCGAACTATAAAAATTTTAGAGCTGGCTCAAATTCCTGACCCCGAAAAAAGACTCAAGCAATATCCTCACGAATTTTCGGGCGGTATGAGGCAGAGGGTTTTAATCTCGATAGCCCTAGCAAGCAATCCTAAAATTTTAATTGCCGACGAACCTACAACGGCACTGGATGTTACAATTCAAGCCGAGATATTGGAACTTATACAAAAAATTCAAAAAGAAACAAAGACGGCCGTAATGCTTATCACGCATGACCTTGGAATTGCAGCCGAAATTGCAGACCGCATTCAGGTTATGTATGCCGGAAAAATTATCGAACGCGGAAGAGCAGAAGATATTTTTAAAAACGCACAACACCCATATACAAAAGCCCTGCTTGCAGCCGTCCCTTCAATAGACCAATTAAAAGAAAATAAACTTTATTCACCCGAAGGGAATCACCCCGATATGCTTTCTGTTTCAGACGGCTGTGCTTTTGCCGACAGATGCGAAAAATGTATGAAAGTTTGCCTTAGGCATAAACCTCCCGAAATGCGGGTAAGAGATGAACACTTTACTTCCTGCTGGCTTCAACATGAATTTGCAAAAGGAAAAAACAATGGCTGA
- a CDS encoding PP2C family protein-serine/threonine phosphatase has translation MIKLRKLLSNILISIGMGCVFALFLIFVSPRFLFLGKFYSANDMTLALSRLARIPEMTQVHRFIIGALVFVIVAIFTDSLIRTSYKKIESREYDKPKTKVFAEFLKKIRFCYTIENLIDTISNELEYSGDCSVMLVDSIENVVLYNSTSRFISSPETFASLHEITVEYKPGVYFFNADMQGCKLKDARIAAVILEKMQIFIICGYFNDVEPEIFNTMFSEFLTYQNRVSTLEQLLYFSELSQEWNMVANTQKAFLPQKLPEMPMLELAAYFKPLVNVSGDYYDAIKIDEHKTLLVVGDVSGKGLSAALVMGIVVNTIKIAKNKEDLPALVLAVDSAIKRMGLLDKYTVLFLGLVDTEKMTIKYVNASMEDPMILTESPDGYKVKVLESTCSIVGIIDFDKIEVRERPLYRGDVILMMTDGVPESMNGEGVELAETDMYMESIKSFVQYSADDIVRKVAGMAYAHAGNQPMRDDITIMCAKVKG, from the coding sequence ATGATAAAATTACGTAAATTACTTTCGAATATTCTGATAAGTATTGGGATGGGGTGTGTTTTTGCTCTCTTCTTGATATTTGTCAGCCCAAGATTTTTGTTTTTAGGTAAATTTTATTCGGCTAATGATATGACTCTGGCTTTGAGCCGATTGGCAAGGATTCCTGAAATGACTCAAGTGCACAGGTTTATTATAGGAGCTTTGGTTTTTGTCATTGTTGCAATATTTACTGACTCGCTTATACGTACCTCTTATAAGAAAATAGAAAGTAGAGAATATGATAAACCTAAAACTAAGGTCTTTGCGGAATTTTTGAAAAAAATTCGGTTTTGTTACACTATAGAAAATTTAATAGATACCATAAGTAATGAGCTTGAGTATTCGGGTGACTGTTCGGTAATGCTTGTAGATTCTATAGAAAATGTCGTATTATATAATAGTACTTCAAGATTTATTTCCTCTCCCGAAACTTTTGCTTCTCTGCATGAAATTACAGTGGAATATAAGCCGGGAGTTTATTTTTTTAATGCAGATATGCAGGGATGTAAACTTAAAGATGCACGTATTGCTGCGGTAATCTTAGAAAAAATGCAAATTTTTATTATTTGCGGTTATTTTAACGATGTTGAACCTGAGATTTTTAATACAATGTTTTCGGAATTTTTGACTTATCAAAACAGGGTTTCTACTCTTGAACAACTTTTATACTTTTCAGAATTAAGCCAAGAATGGAATATGGTTGCAAACACACAAAAGGCTTTCTTACCTCAAAAGCTCCCTGAGATGCCTATGCTTGAGTTGGCGGCTTATTTTAAACCCCTTGTAAACGTATCAGGAGACTATTATGATGCTATAAAGATTGATGAGCATAAGACCCTCCTAGTTGTAGGGGACGTCTCCGGTAAGGGCCTTTCAGCTGCATTGGTTATGGGTATTGTTGTAAATACAATTAAAATAGCAAAAAATAAAGAAGATCTTCCTGCTCTTGTGTTGGCAGTAGACAGCGCCATAAAAAGAATGGGCCTTTTGGATAAGTATACGGTTTTATTTTTAGGTTTAGTTGACACCGAAAAAATGACTATAAAATATGTTAATGCCTCAATGGAAGATCCGATGATTCTTACGGAATCTCCGGACGGCTACAAGGTAAAGGTACTTGAATCTACTTGCAGTATTGTAGGTATCATTGACTTCGATAAAATAGAAGTGCGTGAAAGGCCTCTTTATCGGGGTGATGTAATTTTGATGATGACAGACGGTGTTCCTGAATCTATGAATGGCGAAGGCGTTGAATTAGCAGAGACCGATATGTACATGGAATCTATAAAATCTTTTGTTCAATATAGTGCAGATGATATAGTGCGAAAAGTTGCCGGTATGGCTTATGCTCATGCAGGTAATCAGCCCATGAGAGATGACATTACTATAATGTGTGCTAAGGTTAAGGGGTAA
- a CDS encoding M15 family metallopeptidase, with the protein MHFTLKKIFFLFFFFVFIFSIYPNNKISDENVYKKVYTYISKRFPKDIFNKINNNRNIFFKNLNNVLNNEKEDVLVLVDKLNLLDKNYEPKNIILLYDIKDRKYVLDRTNIYLAKIAERPLQKMAEAAKKNGIEIRVSSGYRSYIYQSKLFSKYVNMHGKKNTQSFSAPPGASQHQLGTAIDFGTITDDYADTAEGKWLFENAGNYGWSLSYPKDMEHVTGYKWECWHYRYLGVEACKFQKEWFSDIQQYMLEFIDLWKKEKAKLN; encoded by the coding sequence ATGCATTTTACTCTAAAGAAAATTTTCTTTCTATTTTTCTTTTTTGTCTTTATATTTTCTATTTATCCTAACAATAAAATTTCCGATGAAAATGTATATAAAAAAGTATATACGTATATTTCAAAACGGTTTCCTAAGGATATCTTTAATAAAATAAATAACAATCGAAATATTTTTTTTAAGAATTTAAATAATGTATTAAATAATGAAAAAGAAGATGTTTTGGTCTTGGTAGATAAGCTTAACCTTCTTGATAAAAATTATGAACCTAAAAATATTATATTGCTCTATGACATAAAAGATAGAAAGTATGTTCTAGATCGCACCAATATCTATCTTGCAAAAATTGCAGAACGTCCATTGCAAAAAATGGCGGAAGCAGCAAAAAAAAACGGAATAGAAATAAGGGTAAGTTCAGGTTATCGTTCTTATATCTATCAGTCAAAACTTTTTTCAAAATATGTAAATATGCATGGTAAAAAAAACACTCAGTCTTTTTCTGCCCCTCCCGGCGCCAGTCAGCATCAACTTGGTACTGCCATTGACTTCGGTACAATTACGGATGACTATGCCGATACTGCTGAAGGGAAATGGCTTTTTGAAAATGCAGGAAACTACGGTTGGTCTTTATCTTACCCGAAAGATATGGAGCATGTTACAGGCTATAAATGGGAGTGCTGGCATTATAGGTATTTGGGCGTTGAGGCTTGTAAATTTCAAAAAGAATGGTTCAGCGATATTCAGCAATATATGCTGGAATTTATTGACCTTTGGAAAAAAGAAAAAGCAAAACTTAATTAG
- a CDS encoding cation diffusion facilitator family transporter: MDSGNRIKLVRIASLISLIGNIIICIAKLVIGIYANSLSVIGDGIDSATDIGISIMTLAVSFIIGRPSDKKHPWGHQRAETMASLILAFIIMIAGFQLFITATGKLINVYKGTVTILMPHIFAVIVTVSSIAVKLLLALNQYIIGKKTGSMMIQANAKNMTNDVILSASVLAGLAISHFFKAPIFDAVTALLVSLWIMKSGIELFMELNIELMDGNTNDILYKQLFEAVNSVEGAHNPHRARIRRMANLLDIDLDIEVDAAISIYEGHCIAEKVTSAIKEKIENVYDVMVHIEPYGIHNNEEEGFGLSEKDINN, from the coding sequence ATGGATAGCGGTAACAGAATAAAACTTGTAAGAATTGCCTCTCTAATTTCTCTTATCGGAAACATAATAATATGCATCGCAAAACTTGTAATAGGAATTTATGCAAACAGTCTTTCAGTAATCGGCGATGGAATTGACTCTGCTACGGATATCGGCATTTCTATTATGACCCTTGCAGTAAGTTTTATAATAGGAAGACCTTCGGATAAGAAACACCCATGGGGTCATCAAAGAGCTGAAACTATGGCCTCACTCATCTTAGCCTTTATAATTATGATAGCCGGATTTCAATTATTTATCACAGCGACAGGGAAACTCATAAATGTTTATAAAGGAACCGTAACTATTCTGATGCCTCACATATTTGCCGTTATTGTTACGGTATCTTCAATTGCGGTAAAATTACTTTTAGCCCTAAACCAGTATATTATAGGCAAAAAAACCGGCAGCATGATGATTCAAGCCAATGCAAAAAATATGACAAATGACGTAATTCTTTCCGCTTCGGTTTTAGCAGGTCTTGCAATTTCACATTTTTTTAAAGCTCCTATTTTCGATGCAGTTACAGCCCTCCTCGTAAGCCTTTGGATTATGAAATCGGGTATAGAACTTTTTATGGAACTGAATATCGAATTAATGGACGGGAATACAAACGATATTTTATATAAACAATTATTTGAAGCCGTTAATTCCGTTGAAGGGGCTCATAATCCTCACCGCGCAAGAATAAGAAGGATGGCAAACCTTTTAGATATAGATTTGGATATTGAGGTCGATGCCGCAATCAGTATTTATGAAGGTCATTGTATAGCGGAAAAAGTAACTTCAGCAATTAAAGAAAAAATAGAAAATGTTTATGATGTCATGGTACACATTGAACCGTACGGAATTCATAACAATGAAGAAGAGGGTTTCGGCCTTTCCGAAAAGGATATAAACAACTAA